One stretch of Clavibacter michiganensis DNA includes these proteins:
- a CDS encoding Rossmann-like and DUF2520 domain-containing protein, whose translation MTAPSQRSGRLGVGIVGAGRVGPVLGAALAGAGHAITGISAVSEASRERAEAMLPGVPVLEIPDLVERSELVILAVPDAELPGLVAGLAATGAWQAGQLVVHTSAAHGIQVLAPAFASGIIPLAIHPAMSFTGTSMDLSRMVDSWFAVTAPAPVLPIAQVLVVEMGGEPVVVEERDRPAYAEAIATATTFSTAIVDQAAGLLAGIGVEEPGRVLGPLIRSAVDDALRRSSPAGGARLTTGDVPLPTDEGPAAH comes from the coding sequence ATGACCGCCCCCTCCCAGCGCTCCGGCCGCCTCGGCGTGGGCATCGTCGGCGCGGGCCGCGTCGGCCCCGTCCTCGGTGCCGCCCTCGCCGGTGCCGGCCACGCGATCACGGGCATCTCCGCGGTCTCGGAGGCGAGCCGCGAGCGCGCGGAGGCGATGCTGCCGGGCGTCCCCGTGCTCGAGATCCCCGACCTCGTCGAGCGGAGCGAGCTCGTGATCCTCGCCGTCCCCGACGCCGAGCTGCCCGGCCTCGTCGCGGGCCTCGCCGCCACGGGCGCCTGGCAGGCCGGCCAGCTCGTCGTGCACACGTCGGCGGCGCACGGGATCCAGGTGCTCGCGCCCGCGTTCGCGTCCGGCATCATCCCGCTCGCCATCCACCCCGCGATGTCGTTCACCGGCACGAGCATGGACCTCAGCCGCATGGTCGACAGCTGGTTCGCCGTGACCGCGCCCGCGCCCGTGCTCCCCATCGCGCAGGTGCTCGTCGTGGAGATGGGCGGGGAGCCCGTCGTCGTGGAGGAGCGCGACCGCCCGGCGTACGCGGAGGCCATCGCCACCGCGACCACGTTCTCCACCGCCATCGTCGACCAGGCCGCCGGCCTCCTCGCGGGCATCGGCGTCGAGGAGCCGGGCCGCGTGCTCGGCCCGCTGATCCGCTCGGCCGTCGACGACGCGCTCCGCCGCTCCTCCCCGGCGGGCGGCGCGCGCCTCACGACCGGCGACGTGCCGCTGCCGACGGACGAGGGGCCCGCCGCGCACTAA
- the panC gene encoding pantoate--beta-alanine ligase, translating to MTIPAPTVVTGIAELRARVRDHRAARTAAGEAPVVVLVPTMGALHEGHLAHARRARELGSLVVVSIFVNPLQFGAGEDLDAYPRTLDADVAALAETGADLVFAPSAAEMYPDGPARIRVTGGSVALTLEGRSRPGHFDGMLTVVAKLLHIVAPDVATFGRKDAQQLHLVRRMVRDLDLPVRIEELPTVREPDGLALSSRNRYLDDRERRAARVIPAALEAAQSAGDRGIDAVIAAAQSVVMGEPAVALDYFQVVDPTTFESVDDGFTGVALAVVAARVGSTRLIDNETVVIA from the coding sequence ATGACGATCCCCGCGCCCACCGTCGTCACCGGCATCGCCGAGCTGCGCGCCCGCGTCCGCGACCACCGGGCCGCGCGCACGGCCGCGGGGGAGGCGCCCGTCGTCGTCCTCGTCCCCACCATGGGCGCGCTGCACGAGGGCCACCTCGCGCACGCGCGCCGCGCCCGCGAGCTCGGCTCCCTCGTGGTCGTCTCGATCTTCGTCAACCCCCTGCAGTTCGGCGCGGGCGAGGACCTCGACGCGTACCCGCGCACGCTCGACGCCGACGTCGCCGCGCTCGCGGAGACCGGCGCCGACCTCGTCTTCGCGCCCTCCGCGGCCGAGATGTACCCGGACGGCCCCGCGCGCATCCGCGTCACCGGCGGATCCGTCGCCCTCACCCTGGAGGGCCGCTCCCGCCCCGGTCACTTCGACGGCATGCTCACCGTCGTGGCGAAGCTCCTGCACATCGTGGCGCCCGACGTCGCCACCTTCGGCCGTAAGGACGCGCAGCAGCTGCACCTCGTGCGCCGCATGGTGCGCGACCTCGACCTGCCCGTCCGCATCGAGGAGCTGCCCACGGTGCGCGAGCCCGACGGCCTCGCCCTCTCCAGCCGCAACCGCTACCTCGACGACCGCGAGCGCCGCGCAGCCCGCGTCATCCCGGCCGCCCTCGAGGCCGCCCAGAGCGCCGGGGACCGCGGCATCGACGCCGTCATCGCCGCCGCCCAGTCCGTGGTGATGGGGGAGCCCGCCGTCGCGCTCGACTACTTCCAGGTGGTGGATCCGACCACATTCGAGTCCGTCGACGACGGCTTCACGGGCGTCGCGCTCGCCGTCGTCGCCGCCCGCGTCGGCAGCACGCGCCTCATCGACAACGAGACCGTCGTCATCGCCTGA
- the lysS gene encoding lysine--tRNA ligase, with product MTDSPGTPATPETAPAPAVEGSAEDVAEQKAVRLAKRARLNAEGGPGGGAYPVQVPVTTTIPAVRAEFGHLEPGEETDHVVGIAGRVVHFRNTGKLCFATLQAGDGTRIQAMISLAEVGDEALAAWKELVDLGDHVFVAGRVIASRKGELSIMATEWRIASKALLPLPNLHSELSDETRVRSRYLDLIVRDQARKNVLDRAKVNASMRETFRKRGYVEVETPMLQVMHGGASARPFVTHSNAFDTEMYLRIAPELYLKRAVVGGIDRVFEINRNFRNEGADSTHSPEFAMLEAYEAYGDYTSIAELTQTLVQDAAMAVAGGHVVTWADGTEYDLGGEWDRISMYGSLSEAAGVEITPATTVDELQAIADREGVVVPLSTHGKLVEELWEHFVKGGLERPTFVLDFPVETSPLTRAHRSIEGVVEKWDLYIRGFELATGYSELVDPVVQRERFVDQARQSARGDDEAMPLDEEFLRALEHGMPPSGGMGMGVDRLLMAITGLGIRETILFPLVK from the coding sequence ATGACCGACAGCCCCGGAACGCCCGCGACGCCCGAGACCGCCCCCGCTCCCGCCGTGGAGGGATCCGCCGAGGACGTCGCCGAGCAGAAGGCCGTGCGCCTCGCCAAGCGCGCCCGCCTCAACGCCGAGGGCGGCCCCGGCGGGGGCGCGTACCCCGTGCAGGTCCCGGTCACAACGACCATCCCGGCCGTCCGCGCCGAGTTCGGCCACCTCGAGCCCGGCGAGGAGACCGACCACGTGGTCGGCATCGCCGGCCGCGTCGTCCACTTCCGCAACACCGGCAAGCTCTGCTTCGCCACGCTCCAGGCGGGCGACGGCACGCGCATCCAGGCCATGATCTCGCTGGCCGAGGTCGGCGACGAGGCGCTCGCCGCGTGGAAGGAGCTCGTCGACCTGGGCGACCACGTCTTCGTCGCGGGCCGCGTCATCGCGAGCCGGAAGGGCGAGCTGTCCATCATGGCGACCGAGTGGCGCATCGCATCGAAGGCCCTGCTGCCCCTGCCGAACCTCCACTCCGAGCTCTCCGACGAGACCCGGGTCCGCAGCCGCTACCTCGACCTCATCGTGCGCGACCAGGCGCGCAAGAACGTCCTCGACCGCGCGAAGGTCAACGCCTCGATGCGCGAGACGTTCCGGAAGCGGGGCTACGTCGAGGTCGAGACGCCCATGCTGCAGGTGATGCACGGCGGCGCGTCCGCCCGCCCGTTCGTCACGCACTCCAACGCCTTCGACACGGAGATGTACCTCCGCATCGCGCCCGAGCTCTATCTCAAGCGCGCGGTCGTCGGCGGCATCGACCGCGTCTTCGAGATCAACCGCAACTTCCGCAACGAGGGCGCCGACTCGACGCACAGCCCCGAGTTCGCGATGCTCGAGGCGTACGAGGCCTACGGCGACTACACCTCCATCGCGGAGCTCACCCAGACCCTGGTGCAGGACGCCGCGATGGCCGTCGCCGGCGGACACGTGGTCACGTGGGCCGACGGCACCGAGTACGACCTCGGCGGCGAGTGGGACCGGATCTCCATGTACGGCTCGCTGAGCGAGGCCGCGGGTGTCGAGATCACGCCCGCCACGACCGTCGACGAGCTCCAGGCCATCGCCGATCGCGAGGGCGTCGTCGTGCCGCTGAGCACGCACGGCAAGCTCGTCGAGGAGCTCTGGGAGCACTTCGTCAAGGGCGGGCTCGAGCGCCCCACCTTCGTCCTCGACTTCCCTGTCGAGACCTCGCCGCTCACGCGCGCGCACCGCTCCATCGAGGGCGTCGTCGAGAAGTGGGACCTCTACATCCGCGGCTTCGAGCTGGCCACCGGCTACTCCGAGCTCGTGGACCCCGTCGTCCAGCGCGAGCGCTTCGTCGACCAGGCGCGCCAGTCGGCGCGCGGCGACGACGAGGCCATGCCGCTCGACGAGGAGTTCCTCCGTGCCCTCGAGCACGGCATGCCGCCCTCGGGCGGCATGGGCATGGGGGTCGACCGGCTCCTCATGGCCATCACCGGTCTCGGCATCCGCGAGACCATCCTGTTCCCTCTAGTGAAGTAG
- the folK gene encoding 2-amino-4-hydroxy-6-hydroxymethyldihydropteridine diphosphokinase → MVTGLPTDRILLTGLRVHAHHGVFAEERRDGQPFVIDLEVALDLAPAGGTDELGRTLHYGELAEEVAAAVGRDPVDLIETLAERVAGVVLAHPVARSVRVTVHKPDAPIAVPFDDVAVVIERASALPAPGATVRAVVAVGSNLGDRRATIERALARIDEVPGLRVVRASDLVESVAVTADGEDPTKPGYLNGVALVDSGLGPHALLDALAAIERDLGRVRAERWGDRTIDLDVVAYGDARIHDDRLTLPHPRAAERAFVLGPWLQADPDAVLPGHGRVDALLAALEPVAGPATDPAEATR, encoded by the coding sequence ATGGTGACCGGGCTCCCGACCGACCGCATCCTCCTCACCGGGCTGCGCGTGCACGCCCACCACGGCGTCTTCGCGGAGGAGCGCCGCGACGGCCAGCCGTTCGTGATCGACCTCGAGGTCGCGCTCGACCTCGCGCCCGCCGGCGGCACCGACGAGCTCGGCCGCACGCTGCACTACGGGGAGCTCGCCGAGGAGGTCGCCGCGGCGGTCGGGCGGGATCCCGTCGACCTCATCGAGACGCTCGCCGAGCGCGTCGCGGGCGTCGTGCTCGCGCATCCCGTGGCCCGGTCGGTGCGCGTCACCGTGCACAAGCCGGACGCGCCCATCGCCGTCCCCTTCGACGACGTGGCCGTCGTGATCGAGCGCGCGTCCGCCCTGCCGGCGCCGGGCGCGACCGTGCGCGCGGTGGTGGCCGTGGGCTCCAACCTCGGCGACCGGCGCGCGACCATCGAGCGCGCGCTGGCCCGCATCGACGAGGTGCCCGGCCTCCGCGTCGTGCGCGCGTCCGACCTCGTGGAGTCCGTCGCCGTGACCGCCGACGGGGAGGATCCGACGAAGCCCGGCTACCTCAACGGCGTCGCGCTGGTGGACTCCGGGCTCGGGCCGCACGCCCTGCTGGACGCGCTGGCCGCGATCGAGCGCGACCTCGGCCGCGTGCGCGCCGAGCGTTGGGGCGACCGCACGATCGACCTCGACGTCGTCGCGTACGGCGACGCGCGGATCCACGACGACCGCCTCACGCTCCCGCACCCGCGCGCCGCCGAGCGCGCCTTCGTGCTGGGGCCGTGGCTGCAGGCGGATCCCGACGCGGTGCTGCCCGGGCACGGCCGCGTCGACGCGCTGCTGGCCGCCCTCGAGCCCGTCGCCGGACCCGCCACCGACCCCGCGGAGGCGACCCGATGA
- a CDS encoding ATP-dependent Clp protease ATP-binding subunit, whose protein sequence is MFERFTDRARRVVVLAQEEAKMLNHNYIGTEHILLGLIHEGEGVAAKALESLGISLDAVREQVQDIIGQGQQQPTGHIPFTPRAKKVLELSLREALQLGHNYIGTEHILLGLIREGEGVAAQVLVKLGADLNRVRQQVIQLLSGYQGKEAVAVGGEAQQSQQAGSTVLDQFGRNLTQAARDGKLDPVIGREKEIERVMQILSRRSKNNPVLIGEPGVGKTAVVEGLAQAIVKGDVPETLKDKQLYTLDLGSLIAGSRYRGDFEERLKKVTKEIRTRGDIITFIDEIHTLVGAGAAEGAIDAASILKPLLARGELQTIGATTLDEYRKHFEKDAALERRFQPIQVQEPSLPHTINILKGLRDRYEAFHKVSITDGAIVSAANLADRYIADRFLPDKAIDLIDEAGARLRLSILSAPPELREFDERISTVRVAKETAIEDQDFEKAASLRDEEKNLLGERLRLEKQWRSGDVRTTAEVDEGLIAEVLAQATGIPVFKLTEEESSRLVFMEKALHQRVIGQEEAISALSKTIRRTRAGLKDPRRPSGSFIFAGPTGVGKTELAKALAEFLFDDEDALISLDMSEYGEKHTVSRLFGAPPGFVGFEEGGQLTEKVRRKPFSVVLFDEIEKAHPDIFNSLLQILEEGRLTDGQGRVVDFKNTVIIMTTNLGTKDITGAPVGFQVENNAANSYERMKGKVSEELKKNFKPEFLNRVDDTIVFPQLSKPELLQIVDLFVKRLSDRMMDRDLTITLETAAKERLIEVGFDPSLGARPLRRAVQHEIEDRLSERILQGDLNAGDHVHVDYVDGQFTFVTTQREGISVAAGIGTGTGTPDLAITSE, encoded by the coding sequence ATGTTCGAGAGATTCACCGACCGCGCTCGTCGCGTCGTCGTCCTGGCCCAAGAAGAGGCCAAGATGCTCAACCACAACTACATCGGGACCGAGCACATCCTGCTCGGCCTCATCCACGAGGGCGAAGGCGTGGCCGCCAAGGCCCTGGAGTCGCTCGGCATCTCCCTCGATGCCGTCCGCGAACAGGTCCAGGACATCATCGGCCAGGGCCAGCAGCAGCCCACGGGGCACATCCCGTTCACGCCGCGTGCCAAGAAGGTCCTGGAGCTGTCGCTCCGCGAGGCCCTCCAGCTCGGCCACAACTACATCGGCACCGAGCACATCCTCCTCGGCCTGATCCGCGAGGGCGAGGGCGTCGCCGCGCAGGTGCTCGTCAAGCTCGGCGCCGACCTCAACCGCGTGCGCCAGCAGGTCATCCAGCTCCTGTCCGGCTACCAGGGCAAGGAGGCGGTCGCCGTCGGCGGCGAGGCGCAGCAGAGCCAGCAGGCGGGCTCCACGGTCCTCGACCAGTTCGGGCGCAACCTCACGCAGGCCGCGCGCGACGGCAAGCTCGATCCCGTCATCGGGCGCGAGAAGGAGATCGAGCGCGTGATGCAGATCCTGTCGCGCCGCTCCAAGAACAACCCCGTCCTCATCGGCGAGCCCGGTGTCGGCAAGACCGCCGTCGTCGAGGGCCTGGCGCAGGCCATCGTCAAGGGCGACGTCCCGGAGACGCTGAAGGACAAGCAGCTCTACACGCTCGACCTCGGCTCGCTCATCGCCGGATCCCGCTACCGCGGCGACTTCGAGGAGCGCCTCAAGAAGGTCACCAAGGAGATCCGCACCCGCGGCGACATCATCACCTTCATCGACGAGATCCACACCCTCGTCGGCGCGGGTGCCGCCGAGGGCGCGATCGACGCGGCCAGCATCCTCAAGCCGCTCCTCGCGCGCGGCGAGCTGCAGACCATCGGCGCCACCACGCTCGACGAGTACCGCAAGCACTTCGAGAAGGACGCGGCCCTCGAGCGCCGCTTCCAGCCCATCCAGGTGCAGGAGCCCTCGCTGCCCCACACCATCAACATCCTCAAGGGCCTGCGCGACCGGTACGAGGCGTTCCACAAGGTGTCCATCACCGACGGCGCCATCGTGTCCGCCGCGAACCTCGCCGACCGCTACATCGCCGACCGGTTCCTCCCGGACAAGGCCATCGACCTGATCGACGAGGCCGGCGCCCGCCTGCGCCTCTCGATCCTGTCGGCGCCGCCGGAGCTCCGCGAGTTCGACGAGCGTATCTCCACGGTCCGCGTGGCCAAGGAGACCGCCATCGAGGACCAGGACTTCGAGAAGGCCGCGAGCCTGCGCGACGAGGAGAAGAACCTCCTCGGCGAGCGCCTCCGCCTCGAGAAGCAGTGGCGCTCGGGCGACGTCCGCACCACCGCCGAGGTCGACGAGGGCCTGATCGCCGAGGTCCTGGCGCAGGCCACGGGCATCCCGGTGTTCAAGCTCACGGAGGAGGAGTCCTCCCGCCTCGTCTTCATGGAGAAGGCCCTGCACCAGCGGGTCATCGGCCAGGAGGAGGCCATCTCGGCCCTGTCCAAGACCATCCGCCGCACCCGCGCCGGGCTCAAGGACCCGCGTCGTCCCTCGGGATCGTTCATCTTCGCCGGCCCCACGGGCGTCGGCAAGACGGAGCTCGCGAAGGCCCTGGCGGAGTTCCTGTTCGACGACGAGGACGCCCTCATCTCGCTCGACATGAGCGAGTACGGCGAGAAGCACACCGTGAGCCGCCTCTTCGGCGCCCCTCCCGGATTCGTGGGCTTCGAGGAGGGCGGCCAGCTCACCGAGAAGGTGCGCCGCAAGCCGTTCTCCGTGGTGCTCTTCGACGAGATCGAGAAGGCCCACCCGGACATCTTCAACTCGCTCCTCCAGATCCTGGAGGAGGGACGCCTGACGGATGGCCAGGGCCGCGTGGTCGACTTCAAGAACACGGTCATCATCATGACCACCAACCTCGGCACCAAGGACATCACGGGCGCCCCGGTCGGGTTCCAGGTCGAGAACAACGCCGCGAACTCCTACGAGCGCATGAAGGGCAAGGTCAGCGAGGAGCTGAAGAAGAACTTCAAGCCCGAGTTCCTCAACCGCGTGGACGACACCATCGTGTTCCCGCAGCTGTCGAAGCCCGAGCTGCTCCAGATCGTCGACCTGTTCGTGAAGCGCCTGTCGGACCGCATGATGGACCGCGACCTCACGATCACGCTCGAGACCGCCGCGAAGGAGCGCCTCATCGAGGTCGGCTTCGACCCGTCGCTCGGCGCCCGGCCCCTCCGCCGCGCGGTGCAGCACGAGATCGAGGACCGCCTGTCGGAGCGCATCCTGCAGGGCGACCTCAACGCGGGCGACCACGTGCACGTGGACTACGTGGACGGCCAGTTCACGTTCGTCACCACGCAGCGCGAGGGCATCTCGGTCGCGGCCGGCATCGGCACCGGGACCGGCACGCCGGATCTCGCCATCACGAGCGAGTAG
- a CDS encoding DUF3592 domain-containing protein — protein MSAVSQDRVVVSPQAVLVRIAIAALIASVILGAGLTFPADLAAGAGAAVVVAKVVAVVLGLLGSLGAAYASVVLLSPVLTTAGAALWPAAVALLGTALGIVGALPFSSAAVEGDASHAVLGLVAAVLAVLGIAAAVGWAVVQRRVARLAATARRVTETGRRTSAIVTAVQRLDGSGEAVRARLTVAFTDADGRDHHVTRTVTTADRLLPAVGGKLPLWYDPADPGDLPSIVVGRSW, from the coding sequence ATGAGCGCCGTGAGCCAGGACCGTGTCGTCGTCTCCCCGCAGGCGGTGCTCGTGCGCATCGCGATCGCCGCGCTCATCGCCTCCGTGATCCTCGGCGCCGGCCTGACCTTCCCGGCCGACCTCGCCGCCGGTGCCGGCGCGGCCGTCGTGGTCGCGAAGGTCGTGGCCGTCGTGCTCGGGCTCCTCGGATCCCTCGGCGCCGCCTACGCGTCCGTCGTGCTGCTGTCGCCCGTCCTCACCACCGCGGGCGCCGCGCTGTGGCCGGCCGCCGTCGCGCTGCTCGGCACCGCGCTCGGGATCGTCGGCGCGCTGCCGTTCTCCTCCGCCGCGGTCGAGGGCGACGCGTCGCACGCGGTCCTCGGGCTCGTCGCCGCGGTGCTGGCCGTCCTCGGGATCGCCGCGGCCGTCGGATGGGCCGTCGTCCAGCGTCGCGTCGCGCGCCTCGCGGCCACCGCCCGCCGCGTCACCGAGACCGGCCGCCGCACCTCCGCGATCGTCACCGCGGTGCAGCGCCTCGACGGATCCGGCGAGGCCGTCCGCGCGCGCCTCACGGTGGCCTTCACCGACGCCGACGGGCGCGACCACCACGTCACGCGCACCGTCACCACGGCCGACCGGCTGCTCCCGGCCGTCGGCGGCAAGCTCCCGCTCTGGTACGACCCGGCCGACCCGGGCGACCTCCCGTCCATCGTCGTGGGCCGCTCATGGTGA
- a CDS encoding PH domain-containing protein — translation MSDATPEDPAARPPESAPDVAPPAAAPEAVPAAEARIAEELTDGDWHRLHPATPVLRGGVLFIVAIGFLVSSLREQLVEQFVPGQRRDGEQDLIPMLVESGSLIWVILALLAFTLLAVGVSYLSWRMHTFRVTEETVEVRSGILSRTNRRARLDRIQGVNIVRPLVARLIGAAKLEIQVAGNDANLPLQYLRSRDADAFRLRVLRLASGARAEAAGSARPSAPAGTPRGFVGSRVDDFLAPELDPDAAPPQSVVRIPVPRLVGAVLLSAPTVVLVLFVVVGIPLIVRFEAWYLLVPLLPTLLGSAGFFVRRITRSLRYSVAGTPDGVRVGFGLLSTSNDTIPPGRIHAVEVVQPLLWRAAGWWEIRITRASHSSSPGAAGQQNTSILPVGDRRDVDRVLGLVLPDLVGDQALRLVAVGMTGRGGDDDGFTTSPRRAWILKPFSWRRTGFAVDASAFLVRRGMIWRRLVIVPHARTQGVDLTQGPIDRRLDLVSVRAATVAGPVDTRLGAIDRATGMELSTRLVQAAVASARSDTSARWGAEAASWPAPGSASAAAAAPAVAAPAAAAPADSAPAAPALPDPDPAPDAAWPPPSADAPRHRSTPEDPA, via the coding sequence GTGAGCGACGCGACGCCCGAGGATCCGGCGGCGCGCCCGCCCGAGTCCGCGCCCGACGTCGCGCCGCCCGCCGCGGCGCCCGAGGCCGTCCCCGCCGCCGAGGCCCGCATCGCGGAGGAGCTCACCGACGGCGACTGGCACCGCCTGCACCCGGCCACCCCCGTGCTCCGCGGCGGGGTCCTCTTCATCGTCGCGATCGGCTTCCTCGTCTCGTCGCTGCGGGAGCAGCTCGTGGAGCAGTTCGTGCCCGGCCAGCGGCGGGACGGCGAGCAGGACCTCATCCCGATGCTCGTGGAGTCCGGCAGCCTCATCTGGGTCATCCTCGCCCTCCTCGCGTTCACCCTCCTCGCGGTCGGCGTCTCGTACCTCTCGTGGCGCATGCACACGTTCCGCGTCACGGAGGAGACCGTCGAGGTGCGCAGCGGCATCCTCTCCCGCACGAACCGGCGGGCCCGGCTCGACCGGATCCAGGGCGTCAACATCGTGCGCCCGCTCGTCGCGCGATTGATCGGCGCGGCCAAGCTCGAGATCCAGGTCGCTGGCAACGACGCCAACCTGCCGCTGCAGTACCTCCGCTCGCGCGACGCCGACGCGTTCCGGCTGCGCGTGCTGCGGCTCGCGTCCGGCGCGCGGGCCGAGGCGGCGGGATCCGCCCGGCCGTCCGCTCCGGCCGGCACCCCGCGCGGCTTCGTCGGCTCCCGCGTGGACGACTTCCTCGCGCCCGAGCTGGATCCGGACGCCGCCCCGCCGCAGTCCGTCGTCCGCATCCCCGTCCCGCGCCTCGTCGGCGCCGTGCTCCTGTCGGCGCCGACGGTCGTGCTCGTGCTGTTCGTGGTCGTCGGGATCCCGCTCATCGTGCGCTTCGAGGCCTGGTACCTCCTCGTGCCGCTGCTGCCGACGCTGCTGGGATCCGCCGGCTTCTTCGTGCGCCGCATCACGCGCTCGCTCCGCTACAGCGTCGCCGGCACGCCCGACGGCGTCCGGGTCGGCTTCGGCCTGCTGTCCACGAGCAACGACACCATCCCGCCCGGCCGGATCCACGCGGTCGAGGTCGTGCAGCCGCTGCTCTGGCGCGCGGCCGGCTGGTGGGAGATCCGCATCACGCGCGCCTCGCACTCCTCGTCGCCGGGCGCCGCCGGCCAGCAGAACACGTCGATCCTCCCGGTGGGCGACCGCCGCGACGTCGACCGCGTGCTCGGCCTCGTCCTGCCCGACCTCGTCGGCGACCAGGCGCTCCGGCTCGTCGCCGTCGGCATGACCGGCCGCGGCGGAGACGACGACGGCTTCACGACGTCGCCCCGCCGCGCGTGGATCCTCAAGCCCTTCTCCTGGCGCCGCACCGGCTTCGCGGTCGACGCGTCTGCGTTCCTCGTGCGCCGCGGCATGATCTGGCGCCGCCTCGTCATCGTCCCGCACGCCCGGACGCAGGGCGTCGACCTCACGCAGGGCCCGATCGACCGCCGCCTGGACCTCGTCTCGGTGCGCGCCGCAACCGTCGCCGGCCCCGTCGACACGCGGCTCGGCGCCATCGACCGCGCCACCGGCATGGAGCTGTCGACCCGGCTGGTCCAGGCCGCCGTGGCCTCCGCCCGATCCGACACGTCCGCGCGCTGGGGCGCCGAGGCCGCGAGCTGGCCGGCGCCGGGATCCGCGTCCGCCGCTGCCGCTGCACCGGCCGTCGCCGCACCCGCGGCGGCTGCACCCGCCGACAGCGCACCCGCCGCACCCGCACTGCCCGACCCCGACCCCGCCCCCGACGCCGCCTGGCCGCCCCCCAGCGCCGACGCCCCGCGCCACCGATCCACCCCCGAGGACCCCGCATGA
- a CDS encoding PH domain-containing protein → MTPNVDPHGVTWRRVSPRLVGVELVGGVITALVLGGIAVFLSVVGAPGWIRIVLGAAAVIELVVTLVIVPRRVRAMGYQLREDDLVFRRGIMWTRVVAVPYGRMQLVDITRGPVGRLLGLADLKLVTAAAAAAIQIPGLTNADAEELRDRLVALAETRRAGL, encoded by the coding sequence GTGACCCCGAACGTCGACCCGCACGGCGTGACCTGGCGCCGCGTCTCCCCGCGCCTCGTCGGCGTCGAGCTGGTGGGCGGCGTGATCACCGCCCTCGTGCTCGGCGGCATCGCCGTGTTCCTGTCCGTCGTCGGGGCGCCGGGCTGGATCCGCATCGTCCTCGGCGCCGCCGCGGTGATCGAGCTGGTGGTGACGCTCGTCATCGTCCCGCGCCGCGTGCGCGCGATGGGGTACCAGCTCCGCGAGGACGACCTCGTCTTCCGCCGCGGCATCATGTGGACCCGCGTCGTCGCCGTGCCCTACGGCCGGATGCAGCTCGTGGACATCACGCGCGGCCCCGTCGGCCGCCTGCTCGGCCTCGCCGACCTCAAGCTCGTCACCGCGGCGGCCGCGGCGGCCATCCAGATCCCCGGGCTCACGAACGCGGACGCCGAGGAGCTGCGCGACCGCCTGGTCGCCCTCGCCGAGACGCGCCGGGCCGGCCTGTGA
- a CDS encoding DUF3180 domain-containing protein, with translation MTRTRSTTLIALLIAGAAIGWFAENALVMTGRALLIPPLTLGATLLIVGIVLLALARPIRRSTLGRAPGRVDPFRATRVVLLAKASALAGALLTGITGGVLAFVLARPVLPGASSVGLAVAGTVGAVVLLVAGLVAEHWCTVPPDDRDDSRPGDPARELS, from the coding sequence ATGACCCGCACGCGCTCCACCACCCTCATCGCCCTCCTCATCGCGGGCGCGGCCATCGGCTGGTTCGCCGAGAACGCGCTCGTCATGACCGGGCGGGCGCTCCTCATCCCGCCGCTCACGCTCGGCGCGACGCTCCTCATCGTCGGCATCGTGCTGCTCGCGCTCGCCCGCCCCATCCGCCGCTCGACGCTCGGGCGCGCACCCGGTCGCGTCGACCCGTTCCGCGCGACGCGCGTCGTTCTGCTCGCGAAGGCGTCGGCGCTCGCGGGCGCGCTGCTCACGGGGATCACCGGGGGAGTGCTGGCCTTCGTGCTGGCCCGGCCGGTGCTGCCCGGCGCGTCCTCCGTCGGGCTGGCGGTGGCCGGTACGGTGGGAGCCGTCGTCCTCCTCGTCGCCGGGCTGGTCGCCGAGCACTGGTGCACGGTCCCGCCCGACGACCGGGACGACTCGCGCCCCGGGGATCCGGCGCGCGAGCTCTCGTAG